The sequence TGGACTACGGTGTCACCTCTCGCCCATGCCCGCTTACCCACTTATCTCACATGCTTTCCTATGATACGCTTATTTACTTTAGAGATTTCCTTTCCCACACACTCACATCAAGTTCTGGATTGCGATCCGCACGAGATTCAGCTCCACGTCTGCCTCCGCAGAGATCTTCTGGATGTGCCGAAACCCATCGATGTAGGGGAGTATCTGAAGAGCAGTAAGAGAGGTTAGCATCTAAGACGCCTGAGGCGCTCAGTCGGTAGCGATACAGCATTCCCTCGTCACCTGCTGCGTTGTCAAGTCCCACTGTTCATTACAGAAATCATCCTTATCTTCTGTGAAGACCGGAACGTCATATTCCTGCGCGGCAGGCGGTTCTGGACGCAGATCGATCACCTTCAAGTGCATGGTGTTACTTTCGTCTGCGAAAAAACATAAGCTAATCACAAAGAGTTGCTGATAAACCTGTgcttaaaaaaacagatttagtTCGGAATACCTATGCGAAGAGAACATTCTCCTGTAGAGTTCAGTTCTTCCAGCAAGGTGCTCATTATAGGCACCAGTCTCTGCTTGCTATCCTCATTCGAGATAAAGCCCGATTCCAACTACACgggaataaaacacaatatttatcagCGTATGAGCCTTAAATACAGACAAGGACGCACAAAGGAGGAACTTTTTCTATAGTACTAGAACACATCTATATATTgtactagattgtaagatctTGATTATATCACAGTtccagatatatttttattatataccagatatatatattatatacattaaccatttttgtaactaaatatttGTGTACAAATTCCCtctattaaagaaatattataaGACCTGCGGTACATGGTGTGGAACGGTGACAGTTCCCATAAAGCTCTCATGGTTCAACATATCAGATCATTTTAATACTTGTGTACCTGCACGTTAACACTAATTCAAGGATCACTTGGCAACGAAATCATCTAATTTGCACAATATACCCTAGAGATCTGGAAATAACCAAAAATAAGGGTAATTCTGTAAAAATTACAGCTGGTATTGAGCAGTTCTTGTTATTAAAGATGAGCGTCCTAAAATGTATACTAATAACCTGATGTTTAACCCACATGATATGGGGGAAAATGCTTGTTTTGCAGTAAATGGCCAGCTACACCAGAGAGAAGACTAGATTGCGATCTAAGTGTCAGGATTCTGTCTGCTATCAGAAGTAACCTCTAATGTGGTGAGATATCCCGCCAGCTTCTTCACGATGGGCTCCAAAGCACACGTCTTGGCCCGAGCGTCGCACACAAACCCCAGGTTAAAAAGCAGAGCGTTGCGACTGTACTTCTTGTTTTCAATGCAGACAGGGCAGCCGATCAGCTTCTTGTCCATAGCAGTGCTGCAAAACGCAGAGATCAGTAGGTGATGTTAGGGTGGGTAGTAGATTCAGAAAGCGTAATACTTCCCTGTCATTAGGAATACGTAGTAGGACATTCCTGTATACTCACACAGTGATCAGCTTGTTCTGTAGCTCAGGCTTGGTTATGATATACACCTGCACGGTATCAAAGAGCTCCCGAGAAATGTACTCCTCCGGCACCTGAGAATATAGATCACAGTCATATAACTTACCGCAGGAGTACGGCGCAGACCACTGACGCGCGGCAAAACCACTAGAAATTCCGTAAGTTACGTCCCACATTCCCTTTGCTCCAAAGAAGACCATCCCCTGATCCCACAGACTTTACCAAAGGTTAGAAAtttatatagacaaaaaaaccctctaagctctggatatgttagtgtgtgtgactaTGTGTATCTGcagggtatgtgtgtgcatgttagtatTTGTACGTtagtgtttgggtatgttaatgtgagtgtatagacgtgtgttagtatggatttCTGTATGCACGTCTGGGGCTGTCTGGTGCGAGTGCCTGGGGCTGTCTGGTGCGAGTGCCTGGGGCTGTCTGGTGCGAGTGCCTGGGGCTGTCTGGTGCGAGTGCCTGGGGCTGTCTGGTGCGAGTGCCTGGGGCTGTCTGGTGCGAGTGCCTGGGGCTGTCTGGTGCGAGTGCCTGGGGCTGTCTGGGGCGAGTGCCTGGGGCTGTCTGGGGCGAGTGCCTGGGGCTGTCTGGGGCGAGTGCCTGGGGCTGTCTGGGGCGAGTGCCTGGGGCTGTCTGGGGCGAGTGCCTGGGGCTGTCTGGGGCGAGTGCCTGGGGCTGTCTGGGGCGAGTGCCTGGGGCTGTCTGGGGCGAGTGCCTGGGGCTGTCTGGCGCGAGTGCCTGGGGCTGCCTGGGGCGAGTGCCTGGGGCTGCCTGGGGCGAGTGCCTGGGGCTGCCTGGGGCGAGTGCCTGGGGCTGCCTGGGGCGAGTGCCTGGGGCTGCCTGGGGCGAGTGCCTGGGGCTGTCTGGGGCGAGTGCCTGGGGCTGCCTGGGGCGAGTGCCTGGGGCTGTCTGGGGCGAGTGCCTGGGGCTGCCTGGGGCGAGTGCCTGGGGCTGCCTGGGGCGAGTGCCTGGGGCTGCCTGGGGCGAGTGCCTGGGGCTGCCTGGGGCGAGTGCCTGGGGCTGCCTGGGGCGAGTGCCTGGGGCTGCCTGGCGCGAGTGC is a genomic window of Spea bombifrons isolate aSpeBom1 chromosome 6, aSpeBom1.2.pri, whole genome shotgun sequence containing:
- the NPRL2 gene encoding GATOR complex protein NPRL2 isoform X2; the protein is MSSRRIECIFFSEFHPTLGPKISYQVPEEYISRELFDTVQVYIITKPELQNKLITVTAMDKKLIGCPVCIENKKYSRNALLFNLGFVCDARAKTCALEPIVKKLAGYLTTLELESGFISNEDSKQRLVPIMSTLLEELNSTGECSLRIDESNTMHLKVIDLRPEPPAAQEYDVPVFTEDKDDFCNEQWDLTTQQILPYIDGFRHIQKISAEADVELNLVRIAIQNLMYYGVVTLVSIFQYSNVYCTTPRVQELIHDKALQEECMSYICKPGHKRPSLRDVFQLYCGLSPGTTVRDLIARYGQQLQRVDERKLIQFGLMKKLIRRLQKYPVKVSRDERSPPARLYTGSHSYDEICCKTGMSYRELDERLDSDPNIIVCLK
- the NPRL2 gene encoding GATOR complex protein NPRL2 isoform X1, with amino-acid sequence MMMSSRRIECIFFSEFHPTLGPKISYQVPEEYISRELFDTVQVYIITKPELQNKLITVTAMDKKLIGCPVCIENKKYSRNALLFNLGFVCDARAKTCALEPIVKKLAGYLTTLELESGFISNEDSKQRLVPIMSTLLEELNSTGECSLRIDESNTMHLKVIDLRPEPPAAQEYDVPVFTEDKDDFCNEQWDLTTQQILPYIDGFRHIQKISAEADVELNLVRIAIQNLMYYGVVTLVSIFQYSNVYCTTPRVQELIHDKALQEECMSYICKPGHKRPSLRDVFQLYCGLSPGTTVRDLIARYGQQLQRVDERKLIQFGLMKKLIRRLQKYPVKVSRDERSPPARLYTGSHSYDEICCKTGMSYRELDERLDSDPNIIVCLK